A region of Pyxidicoccus trucidator DNA encodes the following proteins:
- a CDS encoding SDR family oxidoreductase, whose product MSTSTSLPVAAATSNVLERVRHCAATVTRYPLDILTADAQLEDELGIDSVKLAEIVAVVGREFNLPAERLPRGAKSRTLGAIAEVVTQLLAGSPAPKAPAPLSPPASVAPSAAPAPVPPPSASAVSDLEGRVRAVFARVTRYPEELLTLDADLEDDLGIDSVKQAEVLAVLVKELGLEKGPKPSQRLRTIAAFCDAARAQLPPPPAPKAPSREVSTPVFPSPVSPRPALPFAGKVALVTGSGKGIGKVIATRLASAGATVVVNSFHSRDEGEKTAREIVAAGGKALHVWGSVAQEEHLERMFSTISTQLGGLDFLVCNASNGLIGPFDEISPRDWDKAFRTCITGTYECAMRARPLMAARGGGRIVTMSTSMSQRYMHDLGCQGVVKAGVESLTRYLAAELAPDGIRTNCVSAGPVHGELLGMFPDAAERIARWEAATPGGQLCTADDVADVTELLLGQKTRRVNGAIWVVDAGLSGTVDGLLPVEQRPRSPAHHHRNGHDVRALLALES is encoded by the coding sequence ATGTCTACATCTACGTCACTTCCGGTTGCCGCGGCCACTTCAAACGTCCTGGAGAGGGTCAGACACTGCGCTGCTACAGTTACACGGTATCCCCTGGACATCCTCACGGCGGACGCCCAGCTCGAGGACGAGCTCGGCATCGACTCGGTCAAGCTCGCGGAAATCGTCGCCGTCGTCGGACGTGAGTTCAACCTCCCGGCCGAGCGGCTGCCCCGGGGCGCGAAGTCCCGGACGCTCGGCGCCATCGCGGAGGTGGTGACGCAGTTGCTGGCGGGCTCGCCCGCACCGAAGGCGCCGGCTCCGCTCTCTCCGCCGGCCTCCGTGGCACCGAGCGCAGCCCCCGCTCCCGTGCCGCCACCGTCCGCGAGCGCCGTGTCGGACCTGGAGGGCCGGGTGCGCGCCGTGTTCGCGCGGGTGACGCGCTACCCAGAGGAGCTCCTCACCCTGGACGCCGACCTGGAGGATGACCTCGGCATCGACTCCGTGAAGCAGGCCGAGGTGCTGGCCGTGCTCGTCAAGGAGCTCGGGCTGGAGAAGGGTCCGAAGCCGTCCCAGCGACTGCGCACCATCGCCGCCTTCTGCGACGCGGCCCGCGCGCAGCTGCCCCCGCCGCCTGCGCCGAAGGCCCCCTCGCGCGAGGTGAGCACGCCCGTATTCCCCTCCCCCGTCTCCCCACGGCCCGCCCTGCCCTTCGCGGGGAAGGTTGCCCTCGTCACCGGCTCCGGGAAGGGCATCGGCAAGGTCATCGCCACCCGGCTCGCGAGCGCCGGAGCCACGGTCGTCGTGAACTCCTTCCACTCCCGGGATGAAGGCGAGAAGACGGCTCGCGAAATCGTCGCCGCCGGAGGAAAGGCGCTGCACGTGTGGGGCTCCGTCGCCCAGGAAGAGCACCTGGAGCGGATGTTCTCCACCATCTCCACGCAGCTCGGGGGACTCGACTTCCTGGTGTGCAACGCGTCCAACGGCCTCATCGGGCCCTTCGACGAGATTTCCCCTCGCGACTGGGACAAGGCGTTCCGCACCTGCATCACCGGCACCTACGAGTGCGCCATGCGCGCGCGTCCGCTGATGGCCGCTCGCGGCGGCGGCCGCATCGTCACCATGTCCACCTCCATGTCCCAGCGGTACATGCACGACCTGGGCTGCCAGGGCGTGGTGAAGGCAGGCGTCGAGTCCCTCACGCGCTACCTGGCCGCCGAGCTGGCTCCCGACGGCATCCGCACCAACTGCGTGTCCGCCGGCCCGGTGCATGGAGAGCTGCTCGGGATGTTCCCCGACGCGGCCGAGCGCATCGCCCGCTGGGAGGCGGCCACACCCGGTGGCCAGCTGTGCACCGCCGATGACGTCGCCGACGTGACGGAGCTGCTGCTGGGACAGAAGACCCGGCGGGTGAATGGCGCCATCTGGGTCGTCGACGCCGGACTCTCTGGAACCGTGGACGGGCTGTTGCCAGTCGAGCAGCGCCCGCGCAGCCCGGCCCACCACCACCGCAACGGCCATGACGTGCGAGCGCTCCTCGCCCTCGAGTCCTGA